The sequence below is a genomic window from Bradyrhizobium septentrionale.
GAAGACATCGACGCAGCGCGCGGCATCCTCGTCGTTGATCGAGCGGAGGACGCGATTGATTTGGGCCATGATGCTCACCCTCTCCACTGCCCTGCCTGGCACAAGCCAGGTCCTGCACCCAACTGTGACTTATGTCACATACCGGATTTTGAACCGGTCCTAGGTTCTCGGCATCAAACGACAGCAAGCCAAATTTGGCTGGCCGCATATTTAAGGACGAAACCCATGACCCGCTCTCTTTCCTTGTCTCTTTTGACGATCGGCGCTGCGCTGTCGATGACGGCGGGCGTGGCACTGGCCGGCAGCGACACCGTTCCGGCCGCCCAGATCCTCAATGCGCTGAAGCCGAAGTCGGCCACCCGCGGCCTCTCCGCCGATACGCAGGTCGACCCGGCCGCTTCGGCCAAGGAGGCGAGCTTCCTCAACACCGTTCGCAACCGGCAGACCCGTTCGCTTTCGCTCGGCGAACGCCAGGAGATCGCCGACATCGCCGCTACCAAGCCGAAGATCGATCTGGAAATTCACTTCGACTATAACTCGGCGGAGATCGCCAAGACCCAGGCGGTGCAGGAGCTCGGCAAGGCACTGTCGGATGCCAGCATGAAGGGCTCGACCTTTGTCATCGCCGGCCACACCGACGCGATCGGCGGCGAAGCCTACAACCAGGACCTGTCGGAGCGCCGCGCCGACACCATCAAGAAGTATCTGGTCTCGCGTTACGGCCTCAACGGCTCGGACCTCGTGACCGTCGGCTACGGCAAGACCCGGCCGAAGGATCCGAACGCGCCGATGGACCCGACCAATCGCCGCGTGCAGGTCGTCAACATGGATACCAAGACCGCGTCGAAATAACCTCCCGCAGCCTCGAGCTTCGGTTCTGATTGAATCAGAACCGAAGCTCTACCTTTTTATCTGGACGCGTTTTCTTCACGCGAACCGGCGTCCACTTCGCTCGAAAACGCTATGGATCCGCCTTCCGCACCCGGCAGGCGGATCATTTTGCCCCCGAGCGTTTCAGATCCAGCTCTGGAACAGCATCAGCCGATTGAAGGTCGCCATCGAGGTCCCGATCGCGGCAACCGTGACCGGCAGCATCGCGATGAAGCCGGCGCACCCGGCCGCCACGAAGGCCCACAATAGCCAGCGCGGCGCACCCTTGCGGGTCAACGCGTAGACCAGCACGAAGCTCGCGGTGCACGCTGCCGGCAGATAGTAATAGATGAAGCCGAGGGTGCGCGGCAGCAGTGCCCAGGCGAGATACGGGCCGAGGTAGAACGCAAGCACCAGAAACGCATCGCGGCTGCGCCTGACGATCCAGTCGCGCAGCGCGACGATCAGCGCGATCAAGGCCGGCCACAGCACCAGCGGGTTGCCGAGGAACACGATCGCCGCGAAGGCGTCGTCGCCGACCTTCTCGAACAGATACCAGACCGGGCGCACCAGGA
It includes:
- a CDS encoding OmpA family protein yields the protein MTRSLSLSLLTIGAALSMTAGVALAGSDTVPAAQILNALKPKSATRGLSADTQVDPAASAKEASFLNTVRNRQTRSLSLGERQEIADIAATKPKIDLEIHFDYNSAEIAKTQAVQELGKALSDASMKGSTFVIAGHTDAIGGEAYNQDLSERRADTIKKYLVSRYGLNGSDLVTVGYGKTRPKDPNAPMDPTNRRVQVVNMDTKTASK